The Armatimonadota bacterium region GATGCACGAATCTCTTGGCCATATCGTCGCCCCTCACGTCTTATAGCTTCCAGGTGCTAATCGTGTACTCGACTGTCCATTGCACGGTCTGAGTATAGGCTGGAGGTAATATTCCGTCAGACCGATGTCTCTGAATCTGTTCCGAACAGCGCGACAGACGTCGACGCGCCCGAGTCGCAAGAATCCCGGTGTTTGCCAGCGACGGTGGTTGCCTCGGTGACTGTAACTCTGAGAGGGGTGCTCTGGGCAGGGGCCTGAGCCAAACGGTGAGAAGTGCGCATAGTCCGGCATCTTCTCGCCTGGTGATTTGTGATGTGGGAGTTCTACGTATGGGTTAGGGAGTATCTTCGCGCAGTCCGTGCGGGGAATCCTGACAAGGTCAGACGGCTGCTCAGGAAGCACCGGAGCCTCCTTGAGGAAGAGGAAACCCTGCTTGCACCGATCTACTTCCAGGAGCCGGAGGTCGCCCGGGTGGTCATGGAGGAGGTCTTCCGACTTTTCGGAAGGCGCCGGTTCTACCATCACGGGCTCTATGGCCTTCTGCACTGGTTCGGGGAGGCGGGAACGAAAGAACTGGAACGCGACGTGCTGAGGTTCCTGCGGCACCCTCGCCGCAACATGAGAGAGATCGCCCTTAGCGTACTGACATTGCACTGGAAGATAGACAAGCATCGTCGGAAGTACGTCGAGTTGCTGACGAGGGATCCTGATGCGCAGGTGAGGTGGACGGCTGCCTCAGGCCTTGGGCTCGTGCTCATGGCCTCCCGCGATCGTCAAGCCAGTCGGCTCATGGCACATATCATGAGAGATGAGTCCGAAGACTTCACGGTCCGCCGAACTGCCTATGAAGCGCTGCGAGATGTTTGGATCCCCTGGCGGCGGCGGCGTGTGGAGAGTGCAGGGTACTATCGCAACAGGCTGAATGACAAGGTTGAGGATGATCTCGCAGCCTGGAAGCAGTGGGTGGACTGGGACTTTGTTGCCCATGCAGAGAAGGGAAGCGTGCCCCTGCGGATCGCTCGTGCGACCCGATCCAGGTATCTCGGGGAGCCGCGCCGAGCAAAT contains the following coding sequences:
- a CDS encoding HEAT repeat domain-containing protein codes for the protein MWEFYVWVREYLRAVRAGNPDKVRRLLRKHRSLLEEEETLLAPIYFQEPEVARVVMEEVFRLFGRRRFYHHGLYGLLHWFGEAGTKELERDVLRFLRHPRRNMREIALSVLTLHWKIDKHRRKYVELLTRDPDAQVRWTAASGLGLVLMASRDRQASRLMAHIMRDESEDFTVRRTAYEALRDVWIPWRRRRVESAGYYRNRLNDKVEDDLAAWKQWVDWDFVAHAEKGSVPLRIARATRSRYLGEPRRANSGGRVTRPARRRRR